In a genomic window of Onychostoma macrolepis isolate SWU-2019 chromosome 08, ASM1243209v1, whole genome shotgun sequence:
- the znf367 gene encoding zinc finger protein 367 — MADSKHQVIFCNDSPKRVLVSVIKTTPIKPKAAESLMPTSPGFSDFMVYPWRWGENAHNVTLSPGSGSGTASPTRNSSSPAESDINNCPEHLKDGIRRGRPRADTVRELINEGENSTSRIRCNICNRVFPREKSLQAHKRTHTGERPYPCDYPDCGKAFVQSGQLKTHQRLHTGEKPFVCSEKGCSSRFTHANRHCPKHPYARLKREEPTGGPGKSQGADNQAVAEWLAKYWQMREQRTPAPTKAKTLSKTTIEDQEQQDPLDFLPSDEGEEEEQEEEKSGGGTARRRLQEQRERLHGALALIELANNLSA, encoded by the exons ATGGCTGACAGCAAACATCAAGTGATATTTTGTAACGACTCGCCGAAAAGAGTTCTGGTGTCCGTGATCAAAACGACTCCGATCAAACCGAAAGCGGCGGAGTCTCTGATGCCCACCAGCCCCGGATTCAGTGATTTCATGGTTTATCCGTGGCGCTGGGGTGAAAACGCGCACAACGTGACTCTGAGCCCGGGATCTGGCAGCGGAACCGCCTCGCCGACCAGAAACAGCAGCTCTCCCGCCGAATCAGATATCAACAACTGCCCTGAGCACCTTAAG GACGGCATTCGGCGTGGACGCCCGCGGGCAGACACCGTCCGAGAGCTGATCAACGAGGGCGAGAACTCCACCAGCCGCATCCGCTGCAACATCTGCAATCGCGTCTTTCCTCGCGAGAAGTCGCTACAGGCGCACAAACGCACGCACACAG GTGAAAGACCGTACCCGTGTGACTATCCGGACTGCGGGAAAGCGTTCGTCCAGAGCGGACAGCTGAAGACCCATCAGCGCCTCCACACCGGAGAAAAACCCTTCGTCTGTTCGGAGAAAG GTTGCAGCAGCAGATTCACGCACGCTAACCGTCACTGTCCCAAACACCCGTACGCCCGGCTGAAGCGCGAGGAGCCCACGGGTGGCCCCGGGAAATCCCAAGGAGCCGACAACCAGGCTGTGGCCGAATGGCTGGCGAA ATACTGGCAGATGAGGGAGCAGCGGACGCCCGCGCCGACTAAAGCAAAGACTCTGAGTAAGACCACTATAGAGGATCAAGAGCAGCAGGATCCTCTGGACTTCCTTCCGTCCGACGAAGGTGAAGAAGAGGAGCAGGAGGAAGAGAAGAGCGGCGGTGGAACGGCGCGGCGGCGTCTTCAAGAGCAGCGCGAGCGTCTTCACGGCGCACTGGCGCTCATCGAGCTGGCTAACAATCTCTCCGCCTGA
- the ccl27a gene encoding C-C motif chemokine 27a, translated as MELRASSVLLLFCVTIIILTSTEVDAIPSCCVRVSKNIPWNTLCLMSNHEIQHRSGPCDIDAVILYINNKRICADFGVLKRLKKLKKHCKPKRTRAKTERTSSSVL; from the exons ATGGAGCTCAGGGCATCGTCTGTGCTGCTGCTCTTCTGCGtcaccatcatcatcctcaCCAGCACCGAAG TGGATGCCATTCCCAGTTGTTGTGTGAGAGTTTCAAAGAACATCCCTTGGAACACGCTGTGTTTGATGTCCAATCATGAGATCCAGCACAGATCTGGTCCCTGTGACATCGATGCAGTGAT ACTATACATCAATAACAAGCGGATCTGTGCTGATTTCGGAGTCTTGAAACGCTTGAAGAAACTCAAGAAGCATTGCAAACCCAAACGGACTCGAGCCAAGACTGAACGAACATCATCATCTGTCTTATAA
- the slc35d2 gene encoding UDP-N-acetylglucosamine/UDP-glucose/GDP-mannose transporter, whose protein sequence is MKLNDEVKRARLMKLVSAVFYAFCSFFIIVVNKSILTEYKFPSFMFLGIGQMTATIIILYVAKMNKAIHFQDFDKSIPGKIFPLPLLYMGNHVTGLGGTKKLSLPMFTVLRKFTILLTMIMESRIMRKSFAPSLVCSVLAIVMGALVAASSDLSFNAEGYTFVLLNDVFTAANGVYTKKKLGMEGLGTYGVLFYNAFIIIIPTVLASAYTGDLHTALTFEGWMSLMFIFHFLLSCVMGFILMYSIILCSYYNTALTTTVVGAIKNVAVTYFGMFIGGDYIFSWTNFIGLNICMSAALIYSYITFHSSVVSESNGKPAEDKPSIHVTESHPEKT, encoded by the exons atgaagTTAAACGACGAGGTTAAACGCGCGAGACTCATGAAGTTGGTTTCCGCCGTCTTTTACGCCTTTTGCTCGTTTTTCATCATCGTGgtcaataaaagtattttaactgAGTACAA GTTTCCCTCATTTATGTTTCTCGGAATTGGGCAG ATGACAGCTACAATCATCATCTTATATGTTGCCAAAATGAACAAAGCAATCCATTTTCAGGACTTTGACAAAAGTATTCCTGGAaag ATTTTTCCTTTACCATTGCTGTATATGGGGAATCACGTGACCGGACTGGGCGGAACTAAGAAACTCAg cttGCCCATGTTCACAGTGCTCAGAAAATTCACCATTTTACTCACAATGATTATGGAATCCAGGATAAtgag GAAAAGCTTCGCTCCGTCGCTGGTGTGCAGTGTTCTGGCTATAGTCATGGGTGCTCTGGTGGCAGCCAG CTCGGACCTGTCCTTTAACGCAGAAGGATACACGTTTGTTCTGCTAAACGACGTCTTCACGGCTGCTAATGGAGTTTACACCAAGAAGAAACTGGGGATGGAG GGTCTCGGTACATACGGGGTTTTGTTTTATAAcgcttttatcattattatcccGACGGTCCTGGCGAGTGCTTACACTGGAGATTTACACACG GCTCTAACCTTTGAGGGATGGATGTCTCTTatgttcatatttcattttttattgtctTGTGTCATGGG gtttattttgatgtattccATCATCCTCTGCAGTTATTATAACACGGCACTAACTACCACAGTCGTTGGGGCAATTAAA AACGTTGCTGTGACGTATTTTGGCATGTTTATTGGAGGAGACTATATCTTCTCATGGACAAACTTCATAGGCCTGAATATATG TATGTCGGCCGCTCTGATTTACTCCTACATCACGTTTCACAGCAGCGTCGTCTCAGAATCAAACGGCAAACCAGCAGAAGACAAACCGAGCATTCACGTCACAGAGAGTCATCCGGAGAAAACGTGA
- the avp gene encoding vasopressin-neurophysin 2-copeptin gives MSDSLLPACVLCLLALSALSSACYIQNCPRGGKRSQPEPVRQCPACGPGNQGRCLGPSICCGVGLGCLLGSPETLSCMEENLQPGPCETGGRSCGARGRCAAPGVCCDSESCVLDPDCSEDEGSHQSEDGVALKGVSGEMLLRLLSLATRRPRPF, from the exons ATGTCTGACTCTCTGCTGCCCGCGTGTGTCCTCTGTCTGCTGGCGCTCTCTGCGCTCTCATCCGCCTGCTACATCCAGAACTGCCCTCGAGGAGGCAAGAGATCCCAGCCAGAGCCCGTCAGACAG tgtccGGCGTGTGGTCCGGGGAATCAGGGCCGTTGTTTGGGCCCCAGTATCTGCTGTGGGGTCGGTCTGGGTTGTCTCCTCGGGTCtccagagacgctgagctgcATGGAGGAGAATCTGCAGCCGGGCCCCTGTGAGACGGGCGGGAGGTCCTGCGGGGCCCGGGGCCGATGCGCAGCTCCAGGTGTCTGCTGCGACTCAG AGAGCTGTGTTCTGGATCCAGATTGCTCTGAAGACGAGGGATCTCATCAGTCTGAAGACGGCGTGGCTCTGAAGGGTGTTTCTGGAGAAATGCTGCTGCGTTTGCTCAGTCTGGCCACTCGGAGACCAAGACCCTTCTGA